A stretch of the Duncaniella dubosii genome encodes the following:
- a CDS encoding lipocalin-like domain-containing protein: MTVFVVCLTVIIMSGCTRHNGDIGDLFGEWRLERLTADGQETELYETPDAPLLYTWAFQGNIIRINTIYAHNRVFECFGTWMREDDLLELCFIYHDNLQGTDYLYTPPQAMCFSSDGVTRLHIDRLTGKKMEVSYTSTEGVEYKYYLTHPH; the protein is encoded by the coding sequence ATGACTGTATTTGTGGTCTGTCTGACTGTCATTATTATGTCCGGGTGTACACGCCATAACGGCGATATCGGCGACTTGTTTGGGGAATGGAGACTTGAACGACTTACGGCCGACGGTCAGGAAACGGAGCTATATGAGACACCCGACGCCCCGCTGCTTTACACATGGGCTTTTCAGGGCAATATCATACGAATCAATACCATCTATGCCCATAACCGTGTATTCGAGTGTTTCGGGACATGGATGCGTGAAGATGATTTGCTTGAATTGTGTTTTATCTACCATGATAATCTTCAGGGAACAGATTACCTCTATACTCCTCCTCAAGCGATGTGTTTTTCATCCGATGGTGTCACGCGCCTTCACATTGACCGTCTGACAGGCAAAAAGATGGAGGTAAGCTACACCTCTACTGAAGGGGTAGAATATAAGTATTATCTTACCCATCCGCATTAG
- a CDS encoding sigma-54 interaction domain-containing protein: MQLNLQELPAEIVQAKQRYGIVGNAPGLIAAVSRAIQVAPIDLSVLVTGESGTGKEFFPKIIHGFSSRKHSKYIAVNCGAIPEGTIDSELFGHEKGSFTGAISSRKGYFEEADGGTIFLDEVAELPLTTQARLLRVLESGEFIKVGSSAVQRSNVRIVAATNVDMAKAVAEGRFREDLYYRLSTVSIQIPPLRDRGNDIALLARKFASDFAERYTMPAISFDDSARAALLRYRWPGNVRQLKNVVEQIALFESGNTIDSEIVGTFLPAGSMNYTPVAPHTESAHEYESERDALFGMILRLQHQIEALNIRIDELTSESSSVPSGAFQPVEDVLPRGEESSVRSIVRFQPFSSSFPPAGGNSSGSVNDMVTVQSSPVTLEDTERDTIRRALERNGGKRKEAARELNISERTLYRKIKDYGIDL; this comes from the coding sequence ATGCAGCTTAATCTTCAGGAACTTCCCGCCGAAATCGTGCAGGCCAAACAGCGCTATGGCATCGTAGGTAATGCCCCCGGGCTTATAGCTGCCGTTTCGCGTGCCATACAGGTCGCACCGATTGATCTTTCTGTATTGGTGACCGGCGAGAGCGGTACGGGCAAAGAGTTTTTTCCTAAAATCATACATGGGTTTTCATCGCGCAAACATTCCAAGTATATTGCTGTCAACTGTGGCGCGATTCCGGAAGGTACTATCGATTCGGAACTTTTCGGACATGAGAAAGGTTCGTTCACCGGGGCCATATCTTCGCGTAAAGGTTATTTTGAGGAGGCTGACGGTGGCACGATTTTTCTCGATGAGGTTGCCGAGCTTCCGCTGACGACTCAGGCACGCTTGTTGCGCGTGCTTGAAAGCGGTGAGTTTATAAAGGTCGGTTCGTCGGCTGTCCAAAGGTCAAATGTCAGGATTGTGGCGGCAACCAATGTCGATATGGCAAAGGCGGTCGCTGAAGGCCGTTTCCGTGAAGACCTGTATTATAGACTGTCGACTGTATCTATACAGATTCCGCCTTTACGTGACCGTGGCAACGACATCGCGCTTCTCGCGCGTAAATTTGCCTCTGATTTTGCAGAGCGCTATACGATGCCGGCGATTTCATTTGACGACTCGGCACGCGCTGCATTGTTGCGTTACAGGTGGCCGGGAAATGTCAGGCAGCTGAAGAATGTCGTCGAACAGATAGCTTTGTTCGAATCCGGCAACACTATTGACTCGGAAATCGTCGGAACATTCCTCCCTGCTGGGTCGATGAACTACACTCCGGTCGCTCCGCATACTGAAAGTGCTCATGAGTATGAGTCGGAACGGGATGCGCTGTTCGGCATGATTCTTAGACTCCAGCATCAGATCGAAGCACTCAATATTCGCATTGACGAGCTTACTTCCGAATCCAGCAGCGTTCCTTCCGGCGCTTTTCAGCCGGTGGAAGATGTCCTGCCGCGTGGAGAGGAAAGCTCTGTGAGGTCAATAGTGAGATTTCAGCCGTTTTCGTCATCGTTTCCTCCTGCCGGTGGAAATTCATCAGGCTCAGTTAATGATATGGTGACTGTGCAGTCTTCTCCTGTCACCCTTGAAGACACAGAGCGCGACACCATCCGTCGGGCTCTTGAACGAAACGGAGGTAAGCGCAAGGAGGCCGCCCGCGAGCTGAATATTTCAGAGAGGACTCTCTATCGCAAGATTAAAGACTACGGCATAGATTTGTAA
- a CDS encoding YitT family protein, giving the protein MSSRDYIMITLAVLIYGFGFSAFILPEKVVIGGVTGLGTIVYFLTDNPYSIGITQYAINLVLLAIAWKIVGHSFVYRTLYGATAISIVVTFMPPLFDGPLVPDQPFMCVCIGSVLSGLALGIVFIHNGSTGGTDIVGAIVAKKTNVSVGRTMLYVDFAIISSSYLFFHNITTVVYGFIVLFILTYMVDLMINTNRQAVQFIIISKHWEKIATAVNKYGRRGVTVLDGMGWYTKQHLKILLIVSRKSESVTIFRIVKDVDPDAFITQGNVNGVYGQGFDRIKLKADHELSKKLGEEADPEFSVASASDVKS; this is encoded by the coding sequence ATGTCGAGTCGCGACTACATAATGATTACGCTGGCTGTCCTTATTTATGGATTTGGCTTTTCAGCTTTCATCCTGCCTGAAAAGGTGGTGATAGGCGGTGTGACCGGTCTCGGTACGATTGTTTATTTCCTTACGGACAATCCCTATTCAATCGGTATCACACAGTATGCCATAAATCTTGTATTGCTGGCTATTGCATGGAAGATTGTCGGCCATTCTTTTGTTTACAGGACTCTCTACGGGGCGACGGCAATTTCGATTGTCGTGACTTTTATGCCTCCGTTGTTTGACGGTCCGCTTGTCCCGGATCAGCCGTTTATGTGTGTGTGCATCGGTTCGGTGCTCTCAGGACTCGCTCTCGGAATCGTGTTTATTCATAACGGCAGCACGGGTGGAACGGATATTGTCGGTGCGATTGTCGCCAAGAAGACCAACGTTTCGGTCGGACGCACGATGCTTTATGTCGATTTTGCGATTATATCTTCGAGCTATCTGTTTTTCCACAATATCACGACTGTGGTCTACGGTTTCATTGTGTTGTTCATTCTGACATACATGGTGGATCTGATGATCAACACCAACCGTCAGGCTGTTCAGTTTATCATTATCTCGAAGCACTGGGAAAAAATCGCCACGGCCGTCAACAAGTATGGCCGAAGAGGAGTGACGGTGCTCGACGGAATGGGCTGGTACACCAAGCAGCATCTGAAGATATTACTTATAGTGAGCCGTAAGTCGGAATCAGTGACTATTTTCAGAATTGTGAAAGATGTCGATCCTGATGCGTTCATTACTCAGGGAAATGTGAACGGTGTCTACGGTCAGGGATTCGACCGCATCAAGCTGAAAGCTGACCATGAGCTAAGCAAGAAACTTGGCGAAGAAGCCGACCCTGAGTTCTCGGTGGCCAGTGCCTCTGATGTCAAATCCTGA
- a CDS encoding lysophospholipid acyltransferase family protein — METNETAVVKRTVLDYDDIVKMAPFLNGKRRLVNWFMKLLDIDKVNWIHDHNFDTPGPQFCRGLLEDLNIKLRIDNEKVLDNLPEGAFITISNHPFGALDGITLIDIIGRRRPDFKVMVNMILNYIVAMRPNFIAVDQTASDDPAKKAVSMKGIKEAIMQVRKGHPIGFFPAGAVGNYNKHLKFEDREWRESVIRLILQLKVPVIPIFFHGYNSWWFRMLGIISWQLRTLRLPAEVFRRKNDTLHISVGDPISVEELEAHSGSLKELSDFLRERTYSLKAIK, encoded by the coding sequence ATGGAAACTAATGAAACTGCTGTGGTCAAGCGCACGGTACTTGACTATGATGATATAGTGAAGATGGCTCCTTTCCTTAACGGTAAGCGCCGTCTTGTCAATTGGTTCATGAAGCTGCTTGATATTGACAAGGTCAATTGGATTCATGACCACAATTTTGACACTCCTGGCCCGCAATTCTGCCGTGGCTTGCTTGAAGACCTTAACATAAAGCTGCGGATCGACAATGAAAAGGTGCTCGATAATCTTCCCGAAGGTGCGTTCATAACTATCAGCAATCATCCGTTTGGCGCGCTTGACGGCATTACGCTGATCGATATCATCGGCCGTCGCCGTCCCGATTTCAAGGTAATGGTCAATATGATTTTGAACTACATAGTTGCAATGCGGCCGAATTTTATTGCTGTCGATCAGACCGCAAGCGATGATCCGGCCAAGAAAGCGGTGTCGATGAAGGGGATCAAAGAGGCTATAATGCAAGTGCGCAAGGGACACCCCATCGGCTTCTTCCCCGCCGGTGCTGTCGGCAATTACAACAAGCACCTGAAATTCGAGGACCGCGAATGGCGTGAATCGGTCATCCGTCTAATCCTGCAGCTCAAAGTGCCGGTGATTCCGATATTCTTCCACGGTTATAATAGCTGGTGGTTCCGTATGCTCGGCATCATCAGCTGGCAGCTCCGCACTCTCCGTCTGCCGGCCGAGGTGTTTCGCCGCAAGAACGACACGCTTCATATATCCGTGGGCGATCCTATTTCGGTGGAAGAGCTTGAGGCTCATTCCGGCTCTCTGAAGGAGCTGAGCGACTTCCTTCGTGAGCGCACATATTCACTCAAGGCGATAAAATAA
- a CDS encoding capsule assembly Wzi family protein: MKFYKVAKYNLALAFTVFSITGKAEDVLHYEASAFAGTGSGKFAPYYISSLEHGRFTQADNVRLEASFWKDVDYEKRFSYGFGADVIGGYASSVAYERYSAETESWFSHKESPSSVWLQQLYGELKFRGVFAQLGLKEQNSALLNQRLSSGDLIESGNTRPMLQARAGFWDFQNIPFTNGWLQISGEGAFGYMADDGWWKNHYNYYGNHITTHQLYNYKRVYFRTKPSKPFSVIFGMQAAAVFGGTTKWYYNGELTRTQSHPKSLKYFVKMLFPMEDGGEGFYSGNHLGSWDIRGRYRLKNGDELFAYTSWLWDDGSGIGKLNGFDGLWGIEYKASRPGYISGVVAEYFDFTNQSGPIHFNPGDYDGCTLPGHVSGADDYYNNASYNAYAYFGMALGTPVMMSPIYNLDGNPNFVANAVRGFHIGLEGNITPSLDYRVKGGYRKAWGTPFNMLPRPIHLTSVMLEAGWHPATVNGLTINAKVELDRGNMPENAFGILVGVRYDGLFNF; encoded by the coding sequence ATGAAATTTTATAAGGTTGCAAAATATAATCTGGCTCTCGCGTTTACGGTATTCTCTATTACCGGGAAGGCAGAAGATGTTTTGCATTATGAGGCTTCGGCTTTTGCCGGAACAGGCTCGGGGAAATTTGCTCCATACTACATATCTTCATTGGAACACGGACGTTTTACGCAGGCTGACAACGTAAGGCTCGAAGCTTCCTTCTGGAAAGATGTCGATTACGAGAAGCGCTTTTCGTATGGTTTTGGTGCAGATGTCATAGGTGGCTATGCTTCTTCTGTAGCCTATGAGCGTTATAGTGCTGAAACCGAATCGTGGTTTTCCCACAAAGAATCGCCCTCCTCTGTCTGGTTGCAGCAGCTTTATGGTGAATTGAAATTCAGAGGCGTTTTTGCTCAGCTCGGGCTTAAGGAACAGAATTCGGCTTTGCTTAACCAGCGCTTGTCGAGCGGCGATCTGATTGAAAGCGGCAACACTCGTCCGATGCTTCAGGCCCGTGCCGGATTCTGGGATTTTCAGAATATCCCTTTTACAAACGGTTGGCTTCAGATTTCAGGTGAAGGCGCATTCGGCTACATGGCAGATGATGGCTGGTGGAAAAATCACTACAACTACTATGGCAATCACATCACCACTCATCAGCTCTATAACTATAAGCGTGTATATTTCCGCACTAAACCATCGAAACCGTTTTCTGTGATTTTCGGCATGCAGGCGGCAGCTGTTTTCGGCGGTACTACCAAATGGTATTACAACGGAGAGCTGACCCGCACGCAAAGTCATCCGAAATCATTGAAATATTTTGTAAAAATGCTGTTCCCGATGGAGGATGGCGGCGAGGGTTTCTACTCAGGCAACCACCTTGGCAGTTGGGATATACGTGGGCGCTATCGTCTTAAAAACGGAGACGAACTTTTTGCCTATACCTCATGGTTGTGGGACGATGGATCGGGAATAGGTAAGCTTAATGGCTTTGACGGGCTGTGGGGCATTGAATATAAAGCCTCCCGTCCGGGATACATATCAGGCGTCGTAGCCGAATATTTTGATTTTACAAACCAGAGTGGCCCGATTCATTTCAATCCCGGAGACTACGACGGTTGTACTCTTCCAGGGCATGTCTCAGGCGCTGACGATTATTATAATAATGCGTCATATAATGCCTATGCCTATTTCGGCATGGCTTTGGGAACGCCTGTTATGATGTCTCCTATATATAATCTTGACGGTAATCCGAATTTTGTCGCAAACGCGGTACGCGGTTTCCACATCGGTCTTGAAGGAAATATTACACCATCTCTCGACTATCGTGTCAAAGGTGGTTACCGCAAGGCTTGGGGAACTCCCTTCAACATGTTGCCTCGTCCGATTCATCTGACCTCTGTTATGTTGGAGGCCGGATGGCATCCTGCTACTGTCAATGGTTTGACAATCAATGCAAAAGTCGAGCTTGACCGTGGCAATATGCCTGAGAATGCTTTCGGGATTCTTGTCGGAGTGAGATATGACGGATTGTTTAACTTTTAA
- the rplM gene encoding 50S ribosomal protein L13 — protein sequence MDTLSYKTITPNAQSVEHNWVVIDATDQVLGRLCAKVALILRGKNKPSYSPNIECGDNVIIINADKVRLTGKKWTDREYLSYTGYPGGQRVATPEIMMKKSLNKHLKPGYHPLFIKVVKGMLPKNRLGRAIIENMHVYNGPNHPHEAQNPVVIDINKIK from the coding sequence GTGGATACTTTAAGCTACAAGACCATTACTCCCAACGCGCAGAGCGTTGAACACAACTGGGTCGTTATCGATGCTACCGATCAGGTGCTCGGTCGCCTTTGTGCCAAAGTCGCCTTGATTCTTCGTGGAAAGAACAAGCCCAGCTACTCACCCAACATCGAGTGCGGCGACAACGTAATCATCATCAATGCCGACAAGGTTCGTCTCACAGGCAAAAAGTGGACTGACCGCGAATATCTTTCATACACCGGCTATCCCGGCGGTCAGCGCGTCGCTACCCCCGAAATCATGATGAAGAAGTCGCTCAACAAGCACCTCAAGCCCGGCTATCACCCTCTCTTCATCAAGGTTGTGAAAGGCATGCTCCCCAAAAACCGTCTCGGCCGTGCAATCATCGAAAACATGCACGTCTACAACGGTCCCAACCATCCCCACGAAGCACAGAATCCAGTAGTTATCGACATCAACAAAATTAAATAA
- a CDS encoding ATP-grasp domain-containing protein — MSGQTDNSGKRRNINILFLGGAKRVSFGRKLIEAGRELDMDVRIYSYELEPEVPVALVGGVIIGRKWNAPDILEHLHQIVSAYHIDVMLPFVDGAISIAGAYVATYGDSWSPVVTPGKADTLFDKVLSAREFESLGLDIPPTYTGGRPVFPLIAKPRRGSASKGIEVINGINEFKRISKIADEYLIQTYYPEREEFTVDCYISKRGKILCVSPRKRLEVVGGEVSRTVTVDSPELLEASVDAIVRIGLRGAVTLQYLRDLRTGRLMLMEINPRLGGGVVCSVHAGADIPSMILKEAVGLPLEPAAKIKAGTMICRYFEEAVFNV; from the coding sequence ATGAGCGGACAGACTGACAATAGCGGCAAGCGCCGGAACATAAACATTCTGTTTCTCGGCGGTGCTAAGCGTGTTTCATTTGGACGGAAATTGATAGAGGCCGGCCGTGAGCTTGACATGGATGTCAGGATTTATAGCTATGAGCTTGAGCCTGAAGTCCCGGTTGCTCTCGTCGGCGGTGTCATTATCGGACGCAAATGGAATGCGCCTGACATCCTTGAACATCTTCATCAGATAGTCTCTGCCTATCATATTGATGTGATGCTTCCGTTTGTTGACGGGGCTATTTCCATTGCCGGAGCATACGTGGCCACTTATGGAGACTCGTGGTCCCCTGTTGTCACACCCGGAAAGGCTGACACCCTGTTTGACAAAGTGTTGTCTGCCCGTGAGTTCGAGTCGCTTGGCCTCGACATTCCTCCGACATATACCGGCGGTCGCCCTGTTTTCCCGCTCATCGCCAAGCCGCGTCGCGGATCTGCCTCGAAAGGTATTGAAGTCATCAACGGCATCAACGAGTTCAAGCGTATTTCGAAAATAGCCGACGAATATCTCATTCAGACCTACTATCCCGAGCGCGAAGAGTTCACTGTTGACTGCTACATATCCAAGCGTGGCAAGATTCTTTGCGTCAGTCCCCGAAAGAGACTCGAAGTGGTCGGTGGAGAAGTTTCGCGCACTGTCACTGTCGACAGTCCTGAGCTGCTTGAGGCTTCAGTTGATGCGATTGTCAGGATTGGTCTCCGCGGTGCGGTCACACTTCAATATCTGCGCGACCTTCGGACAGGTCGACTGATGCTGATGGAAATAAATCCCCGTCTCGGCGGAGGTGTGGTATGTTCGGTTCATGCAGGAGCTGACATTCCGTCAATGATATTGAAAGAGGCGGTCGGGCTGCCGCTTGAGCCTGCCGCAAAAATAAAAGCAGGCACTATGATCTGCCGTTATTTTGAAGAAGCTGTGTTTAACGTATGA
- a CDS encoding N-acetylmuramoyl-L-alanine amidase-like domain-containing protein: MRKIITLLYIATSLLIPFTLRGVTPSQIRWHNESTDTTKITKLLIQATDFSASNPNKLMEFIGRQFVGMPYKSGTLEMEPETLTINLDEFDCTTFIETVTALALTIEDRKNSWQDFANNLESLRYRQGETNGYASRLHYFSDWIVTNIHRGYIKEVTDRIPQSDSQIKTLDYMSHNRASYPALKDSATFEGIKNMEVGYRSHRFPYIKSARLTSKPVTNALKGGDIVALTTKIGGLDVSHVGLIVIEKDGPHLLHASSREGKVVVDKLPLAEYMRKSSNLTGIRVIRLQTQ, encoded by the coding sequence ATGCGAAAAATAATCACATTATTATATATAGCAACTTCTCTATTAATACCGTTTACCTTGCGCGGAGTAACACCTTCACAAATCAGATGGCATAATGAAAGTACGGATACAACAAAAATCACAAAGCTTCTGATTCAGGCTACCGACTTCAGTGCATCAAATCCGAACAAGCTTATGGAGTTTATCGGACGACAGTTTGTAGGCATGCCATACAAAAGCGGGACACTTGAAATGGAGCCTGAAACGCTTACAATAAATCTTGACGAATTTGACTGCACTACATTTATCGAAACCGTAACTGCTCTCGCCCTTACCATCGAAGACAGGAAGAACTCTTGGCAGGATTTCGCCAATAATCTTGAATCGCTCCGTTACCGCCAAGGAGAGACCAATGGATACGCATCGCGCCTCCACTATTTCAGCGACTGGATTGTCACAAACATCCACCGTGGCTATATAAAAGAGGTGACAGACCGAATACCTCAATCCGACTCTCAGATAAAGACCCTCGACTACATGTCGCACAACCGCGCCTCTTATCCTGCGCTAAAAGATTCAGCTACATTTGAAGGCATCAAGAATATGGAAGTCGGATATCGCTCACACAGATTTCCATATATAAAATCAGCCAGACTGACATCAAAACCAGTGACAAACGCACTCAAAGGTGGCGACATCGTAGCCCTTACTACAAAGATCGGTGGATTAGACGTAAGCCACGTCGGGCTTATCGTAATCGAGAAAGACGGACCACATCTTCTGCACGCATCATCCCGGGAAGGAAAAGTAGTAGTTGATAAATTACCTCTTGCAGAATATATGCGGAAATCCTCCAACCTGACAGGCATACGCGTTATAAGGTTGCAAACTCAGTAG
- a CDS encoding NAD-dependent 4,6-dehydratase LegB, which yields MDSIKEKVLVTGADGFIGSHLTEALLAEGYKVRALSQYNSFNDWGWLEGINNPDLEIVTGDVRDPNFCRHITEGCSTVYHLAALIAIPYSYVAPDSYVDTNIKGTLNMCQAARDCGVKRLVVTSTSEVYGTARYVPIDEKHPRQPQSPYSATKIGADAIAMSFYNAFGLPVVIARPFNTYGPRQSARAIIPTIITQIANGAREIKVGDLTPTRDFNFVKDTAAGFIALGRAEGIEGKEINIATGTEVSMRQTLETIADIMGEKVDYVVDPARLRPSGSEVFRLCGDNTLITSLTDWRPRYDLEAGLRDTVEWFTKPENLAKYKSGIYNV from the coding sequence ATGGATAGCATTAAAGAAAAAGTGCTCGTCACCGGTGCTGACGGCTTTATCGGGTCTCACCTGACTGAAGCTTTGCTTGCCGAGGGCTACAAGGTGAGAGCTTTGAGCCAATATAATTCATTTAACGACTGGGGTTGGCTTGAAGGAATCAATAATCCGGATCTGGAAATTGTTACAGGCGATGTCAGAGATCCGAATTTCTGCCGTCACATAACCGAAGGCTGTTCTACTGTCTACCATCTTGCAGCACTTATCGCCATTCCGTATAGCTACGTCGCGCCCGACAGCTACGTAGACACAAATATCAAGGGGACTCTCAATATGTGTCAGGCTGCGCGTGACTGCGGTGTGAAGCGGCTTGTCGTGACCTCGACAAGCGAGGTCTATGGTACGGCGAGATATGTCCCGATTGACGAAAAACATCCCCGGCAGCCCCAGTCGCCCTACAGCGCTACTAAAATCGGGGCGGATGCTATCGCCATGAGTTTCTATAACGCATTCGGACTTCCTGTGGTCATAGCACGTCCGTTCAACACCTATGGCCCGCGTCAGAGTGCCCGTGCGATCATACCTACGATTATCACACAGATAGCTAATGGCGCTCGTGAAATCAAGGTCGGAGATCTCACCCCCACACGTGATTTCAACTTTGTCAAGGATACGGCAGCCGGATTCATCGCGCTCGGAAGAGCAGAGGGCATAGAAGGAAAAGAAATCAACATTGCCACCGGCACTGAGGTAAGCATGCGTCAGACTCTTGAGACTATTGCTGATATAATGGGCGAGAAAGTCGATTACGTTGTCGATCCTGCCCGCTTGCGTCCATCGGGCAGTGAAGTGTTCCGCCTTTGTGGCGACAACACTCTTATAACCTCTCTGACAGACTGGCGTCCTCGCTATGACCTTGAAGCCGGTCTCCGCGATACGGTCGAGTGGTTTACGAAGCCTGAAAATCTTGCTAAATATAAATCGGGAATCTATAACGTTTGA
- the neuB gene encoding N-acetylneuraminate synthase, which translates to MKKTGKIIIIAEAGVNHNASMEMARRMVVEAARAGADYVKFQTAVPELVISSIAPKAAYQKEATGEGESQLDMCKAIHLPLSAYPELAQLCREEGIGFMSTPFDLVSIDALVPLQMDFWKIPSGEITNLPYLRKIASIGGKVILSTGMSTIIEVNEAVEILVNGGIRREDIYLLHCTTQYPTPYSDVNLLAMESLRKLNVGGVGYSDHTLGIEVPVAAAALGAQVIEKHFTLDKSLPGPDHRASLDPAELAAMVKAVRHIEMALGSGEKRIADCERPNIEVARKSIVAARPISAGEEFTEENITVKRPGNGISPMDWDSVIGKKAKKDFPYDSLIEL; encoded by the coding sequence ATGAAAAAGACTGGAAAAATAATCATAATCGCCGAGGCAGGAGTCAATCACAATGCCTCGATGGAGATGGCACGCAGAATGGTAGTCGAGGCCGCACGCGCCGGTGCTGACTATGTGAAATTTCAGACAGCCGTGCCTGAACTTGTCATATCTTCAATAGCCCCGAAGGCGGCCTATCAGAAGGAGGCCACGGGCGAAGGTGAATCGCAGCTTGATATGTGTAAGGCTATCCATCTACCTCTGAGTGCCTATCCTGAGCTTGCGCAGCTGTGTCGTGAGGAAGGCATCGGATTCATGAGCACACCTTTTGATCTTGTAAGCATTGATGCGCTTGTGCCATTGCAGATGGACTTCTGGAAGATACCTTCGGGCGAGATTACAAATCTTCCATATCTGCGCAAGATTGCGTCAATTGGAGGAAAAGTCATACTTTCGACAGGCATGTCGACAATCATTGAGGTCAATGAGGCCGTTGAAATCCTTGTCAACGGCGGAATCCGGCGTGAGGATATCTATTTGCTCCACTGTACCACTCAGTATCCGACTCCGTATTCCGATGTCAATCTGTTGGCAATGGAAAGTCTGCGTAAGCTTAATGTAGGAGGCGTAGGTTACAGCGACCACACACTTGGCATAGAAGTCCCGGTGGCGGCAGCCGCTCTTGGCGCACAGGTTATCGAAAAACATTTTACTCTTGACAAGTCTCTGCCCGGACCTGACCACCGGGCGTCGCTTGATCCGGCAGAACTTGCAGCGATGGTCAAGGCTGTCCGTCATATTGAGATGGCTCTTGGATCTGGAGAGAAGCGTATTGCCGATTGCGAACGCCCGAATATAGAGGTGGCGCGTAAAAGTATTGTGGCTGCACGGCCGATTTCCGCCGGCGAAGAGTTTACCGAGGAAAATATCACCGTCAAGCGACCCGGAAATGGAATAAGCCCGATGGACTGGGATTCTGTTATCGGTAAAAAGGCGAAAAAAGATTTTCCATACGACTCTTTGATTGAACTTTAA
- the spt gene encoding serine palmitoyltransferase — MNLLQKKLSKYTAPQEAKAAGVYPYFRAISSEQDPEVIINGKKVLMFGSNCYTGLVNDPRIKEAAIEATRKYGTGCAGSPFLNGTLDIHKELEAKLAEYIGKEDVMVYSTGFEVNLGVVSCLTGREDYILWDEQDHASIIEGRRLSFSQQLKYKHNDMESLEKQLQKCAPDKVKLIVSDSVFSMEGDVANIPAMVELAKKYDASLMIDEAHGIGVFGEGGRGLVHHYGLADDVDLIMGTFSKSFSSLGGFIATNKEVTNYLRHHSRSYIFTASITPASTAAALKALEIMQTEPERQENLWKLTNHALDGFRSQGFEIGNTSTPIIPLFIRDDFKTFAITHDLLEEGIFVNPVVSPAVAPTDTLIRFSLMATHTMEQVDRALETITRIFRKYDVLH, encoded by the coding sequence ATGAATTTACTACAGAAAAAATTATCCAAATACACAGCGCCTCAGGAAGCCAAAGCGGCCGGAGTCTACCCCTATTTCCGAGCAATTTCAAGCGAACAGGATCCTGAAGTTATCATCAACGGTAAGAAAGTGCTGATGTTCGGTTCAAACTGTTACACAGGTCTTGTCAACGACCCACGCATAAAAGAAGCCGCCATCGAAGCAACCCGCAAATACGGCACCGGATGTGCCGGTTCTCCCTTCCTGAACGGAACTCTTGACATCCACAAAGAGCTTGAAGCAAAACTCGCTGAATACATAGGAAAGGAAGACGTAATGGTCTACTCAACCGGATTCGAGGTCAACCTCGGCGTTGTTTCCTGCCTCACCGGCCGTGAGGATTACATTCTCTGGGACGAGCAGGACCATGCCTCGATCATCGAAGGCCGCCGTCTTTCATTCAGCCAGCAGTTAAAATATAAACACAACGACATGGAGTCGCTCGAAAAGCAGCTCCAAAAGTGCGCTCCCGACAAAGTGAAACTCATCGTCAGCGACAGTGTGTTCTCTATGGAAGGTGATGTCGCCAACATACCCGCGATGGTTGAACTCGCAAAGAAGTATGACGCCAGCCTCATGATTGACGAAGCACACGGCATCGGCGTGTTCGGAGAAGGCGGTCGCGGTCTCGTTCACCATTACGGCTTGGCAGACGATGTGGATCTTATCATGGGCACATTCTCAAAATCATTCTCATCTCTCGGAGGATTCATCGCCACAAACAAAGAAGTCACCAACTATCTCCGTCACCACTCACGCTCCTATATATTCACTGCGAGCATCACACCTGCATCGACTGCAGCAGCCCTCAAGGCTCTTGAAATCATGCAGACCGAACCCGAGCGTCAGGAAAATCTCTGGAAGCTTACAAACCACGCGCTTGACGGCTTCCGCTCACAGGGATTTGAAATCGGCAACACTTCGACACCGATCATCCCCCTATTCATCCGCGACGACTTCAAGACGTTTGCAATCACCCACGACCTCCTCGAAGAAGGCATATTTGTCAATCCCGTGGTTTCACCGGCCGTAGCACCCACCGACACTCTCATCCGCTTCTCTCTCATGGCTACCCATACAATGGAGCAGGTCGACCGCGCTCTCGAGACCATCACACGCATATTCCGCAAATATGACGTTCTCCACTGA